GGCGTTCACCTGAGAAGTCCGGTCGCACACTTCAGGGCCGCGCGCCGTCTCGACGGCGCCCCATCCGCAGGCATCCACAGGCATCCGCAGGCATTCGCAGGCATCCGCAGGGGGGAACATGGCAGGCACCACGACAGTGCCGGCGGACTGGCTCATCGATACGGTGACCGGCGTCTTCCGCGGCGGCGGCCTGTCCGAGCGCGCCGCGAGGACGGTCGCCGAGTCGCTCGTCGTCGCCGACATGCGCGGCACGTCCTCGCACGGCGTGCTGCTGGTCCCGATGTACCTGCGGCGGCTGCGCGACCGTTCGGTGACCACCCGGGAGCGCGCGGAGGTCGTGGTCGACTGGGGCGCGGTCGCCGTCCTGGACGCGCGGCATGCGCTGGGCCAGCTGACCGGCGACCAGGCCATGGAGATCGCGGTGGCCAAGGCGCGCGCCCACGGCGTCGGCGCCGTCACGGTGCGGCACGCCTTCCATTTCGGCGCCGCCTCCCGGTACGCGGCGGCGGCCGCCGCCGCGGGCTGCGTCGGGGTCGCGACGGCCAACACCCGGCCGCTGATGCCGGCTCCCGGAGGAGCGGAACCGGTAACGGGCAACAATCCCCTGGCGATCGCCGTCCCCCGCTCCGGCGCCGCTCCGGTCGTGCTCGACATGGCGCTGTCCGAGGCGGCGCTCGGCAAGATCCGGCTCGCGGCGCAGGAGGACCGGCCGATACCGGCGCACTGGGCCACGGACGCGCAAGGCCGGCCGACGACCGACCCGCAGGCGGCACTGGCCGGAATGCTCCTGCCCGCGGCGGGCCCGAAGGGTTACGGGCTCGCCCTGGCCATCGACGTGCTCGCGGGGGTGCTCTCGGGCGGCGCGTACGGCTCGGGAGTGAACGGGCTGTACAAGGACACCGCTGTGCCGAACGACTGCGCGCACTTCTTCCTCGCCTTGGACGTGGCCGCCTTCGGCGACCCCGGGCGGTTCGCCGAGCGCCTCGAGGACCTGCTCGGCCAGGTCACCGGTGCCCGGCGGGCGCCGGGGACGGACCGGCTGCTCCTGCCGGGACAGTTGGAGGAGTCGCGTGCCGCCGCCGCCCGCGAGAAGGGCGTGCCGGTCTCGGACGGCGCGCTGCGGGCACTTTTGGAGGAGGCGGAGCGGGTGGGGCTCGCCCTCCCCCTCCCGCCAGGGAGCGCAGCAGCCGGAGAGAGGAGAGCGGATGAGTGACGCGACGGACGCGATCGTGATCGGTTCCGGGGTGAACGGCCTGGTCGCGGCGGCCGAGCTCGCGGGTTCCGGCTGGTCGGTGACGCTGGTCGAGGCGAACAGCCGGCTGGGCGGCTTCATCGCCACGGACGAGCGCACGCTCCCCGGCTACCTCCACGACACGTTCTCCGCCTGGCACCCCCTGTTCGTCTCCGGTCCCGGCTACGCGCGACTCGGCGAGGAGCTGCACCGCCACGGCCTGACGTACCGCAACACAGACGGCCCGCTCACCGCGAGCGTCGCAGACGACGGGCGCGTCGTGGTCGCCGACCGCGACCCCGAGGCGACCGCCGCCGGTTTCGCGGACGCCGAGGACCGCCGGCGCTACCTGGCGTCGCTCGGACGGCTCGCGGACAACGCCGACCAGATCGGCGCGCTGATGGGATCGGAGATCACCGCCACCGCGCTGCTGCGGAACGCCGGCACGATGGTCCGCCGCCTGGGAAGGGCTGGCGCGGAGGCCTGGGCGCGTGACCTGGCCACCAGCGGCCGCGCCTGGTGCCGCCGCGAGTTCAACGGTCCGGAGGTCGACCACCTGTGGGCGCCTTGGCTGCTGCACGCCGGGCTCTCCCCCGACCACGCCTCGGGCGGTTTCATGATCCCGGTCCTGGCGGCGACGATGCACGGATCCGGACTGCCGGTGGTGGAAGGGGGCGCCGGTCGCTTCGTCGCGGCCTTCGAGTCGCTCCTTCGCGCCCGCGGAGTGGAGATCCTCACCGGCACGACCGTGGAGCGGATAGCGGTCGAAGGCGGGCGCGCGACCGGCGTCGTGGCCGGTGGCCGGACCCTGCGGGCGGCCCGCGCCATCGTCGCGTCCGTGACTCCGACGGCGCTGTACGGGCGGCTGCTGCCGCCCGGCTCGGTCAGTGACACGGTGCTGCGCCAGGCGCGCGGCTTCCGGTACGGACGCGGCGAGATGCACATCCATGTCGCTCTGTCGGCACCGCCCAGCTGGCGCGACGAGCGGCTGGCCCGTGTCCCCCTCCTGCACGTATCCGACGGCTCCGCGAGCACGGGCATCGCCTGCGCCCAGGCCGAGGCCGGACTGCTCCCCGACCGGCCGACCGTGGTCGTGGGCCGTCAGGACGTGCTCGATCCGTCCCGCGTGCCCGAGGGCGCCGCCGCCCTGTGGCTCCAGCTCCAGGAAACGCCCTTCGCGCCGGTCGGCGACGCCGCCGGAGAACTGGACGCGGCGGGCGCCTGGACCCCTGAACTGGCCCGGGGGTATGCCGCGCGTGTGCTCGACCGTGTCGAACGGCATGCCCCCGGCCTCCAAGAGAAGGTCCTCGCCATCGACGTGATCACTCCGGCCGACCTCGCGGCGGGCAACCCGAACGCCGAGTTCGGCGATCCCTACGGCGGCTCCGCCGAGTTGGACCAGAACTTCTTCTGGCGACCGCTTCCCGGCGCCCGGCGCCACAGCACACCCGTGCGCGGGCTCTGGCACATCGGGGCCTCGACGCATCCGGGCGCGGGCCTCAACGGCGCGTCGGGGCACCTCGTGGCCGAGGCGCTGACCGCGCCCCGCCCCGCCGGTGCCCGCGTCCGCGCCGCCGCGCGCCTCGGCCGCCGCCGCACCGCCCGCTGACCACCCGACCGACCGCCAGGAGGCGCAAATGAAAGTCGGCTTCGACGCCACTGGCGAGGTACTACTCGTCACCGGCGGTGCGAGCGGCATCGGCGCCGCGGTCGCGGAGGCCTACGCCGCCGCGGGCGGGACGGCCGTCGTGCTCGACACCGCCGCGCCCTCCCCAGGCCCGCCGCCCCGCGATCGTGTCGAGCGGCACCGGGTGGACGTGGCAGACCGGGACGCCGTGTTCTCCTGCGTTGCGGACGTGCTCGATCGGCACGGCCGGATCGACGGGCTGATCGCCGGTGCGGCGATCCAGCCGCGCAGCGACGTGGTGGCCATGGACCCCGATGAGTGGCGGCGCACCTTGGCCGTCAATCTCGACGGGGTGGTGTGGGCCTGCCAGGCCGTGCTGCCGACGATGATCGAGCGGCGGTCGGGGTCGATCCTGGTGTTCTCCTCCGGTCTCGCCCACGCCGGCCGAGCACAGGCATCGGCGTACGCCGCGAGCAAGGGCGCGCTGATCCCTTTCGCCAGGTCGCTCGCCGCGGAGGTGGCCGAGCACCGGGTGCGGGTCAACATCGTCCTCCCGGGGGTGATCGACACCCCGCAGTTCCGTCTGGCCAACCCGGAAGGCGGCGAGCGCGAGCACTGGGGGCGGACGACGGGGATCGGCGCACCCGACGACGTGGTCGGCCCACTGATGTTCCTGCTGTCCGACGCCGCCACGATGACCGGCTCCCAACTGAGCCGCGACCGTGCCCTCAGTAAGGAGTGACGCCATGACCGTTCCGCCGGAGGACCTTCCCGTCGCCGTGATCGGGGCTGGGCCGGTCGGCCTCACGACGGCCCTGGGGCTGGCCCACTACGGGGTGCCCGTAGCGGTCTTCGAGGAAGATGCCGACCTCTCACTGGACACCAAGGCGGGAACGGTGCTCACACGGACACTGGAGGTGCTGCACCGGTACGGGGCGCTTCCCGGGGTGCTCCGGGCGTCGTTGCGGCTGGAGGAGATCGGCGACATCGACCGCGCGACCAACACGTCGGCGCGCAGCGTGCGGACCGGCACGCTCGTCGACGACACCCGGTTCCCCTTCGTGGTCAACATTCCTCAGCACGAGCTGGAGCCGGTGCTGAGGACGGCGCTCGACGCACGGTGCCCGGGCGCACTACGGATGAACCACCGGCTGACCGGGTTCACCCAGAAGAACGACCATGTGGAGCTGCGGCTCGACACCCCGGGCGGTCCGCGCGCCGTCCGGGCCCGATACGTGCTCGCCTGCGACGGCGGGCGGTCGCCGGTGCGGGATCTGCTCGGCATCGCCGTCAGCGGGAAGACGCTGGACGAGCGCTACATGCTCGTCGATCTCAAGGTGGACCTCGACGTGGCGAATCCCCGCGACTATCCCTACCTCGCCTACTTCGGGGATCCGGAGGAGTGGATGATCCTCGTGCGCCAGCCGCACTGCTGGCGGTTCCTGTACCCCCTCGCGCCGGGCCGGCCCGAACCCACGCGGCGGGAGCTGGCGGACAAATGCCGCAGGTTCATCGGCGACATCTCGGGGCTGGAGGTCATCGGCACCAACGTCTACACGGTGCACCAGCGGGTGGCCGAGCGGTGGCGGGTCGGGCGGATGTTCCTCGTGGGCGACGCCGCCCACCTGATCACGCCCATGTGGGCGCTCGGGCTCAACACGGGCGTGCTCGACGCCTCCAACCTGCCCTGGCGGCTGGCGTGGGTGCTGCGCGGCTGGGCTGGCGAGGAGTTGCTGGACGGATACGAGAGCGAGCAGGCACCGGTCGCCGTCCAGGGGGCCGGGCAGATGGCCGAGGCCGCACGCACCTACATGGCACGGCGTTCCGACGGCGTCGAGGCGATGGGCGACGGCGACTGGGGCAATGCGTTCACCCGCTCTCTCCTCGGCGTCCGCCTGGACGTCGACGGCACCGGCGACTGGTCGATGGTGAAGTCGGGGTCGGCGCCCGGCGCGGTCCGGGCGGGGGACCGCGCGCCCGACCTCCCGCTCTTCGGCCACGACGGAATGCTCTTCCTGCACGACCTGGTCGCGGACGGCTTCGTCGCGCTGTACTTCACCGACACGCGCCGCGGGCCGCGCATTCTCGGACCGGAGTCTCCGGGGCTGCGCCGCTTCGCCGTCAGCCGGTGGGACGCGCCGCACGACTCCGGCCTGCGGCGGCGTGCGCTCTTCGATCCCGGCGGCCGGGTCGAACAGCGGTTCGGTGTACCTCCCGACACCGTCGTGCTCGTCCGGCCGGACGCGCACGTGGCGGCGATCGCGTCGTTCGCCCCCCACTCCGGGCGCGACGTCGCGGCCGAGCTGTACGCCCGCGCCGTCGGCCGCCCCGTCCCCGTCGCGTCCGAGCAATCCGAAAGAGAGGAAGCCCATGTCAGCGGATGAGATCGCCATCGCTCCGGACGGCTCCGAGGTCACCCTCGGCAAGGTCGGTCAGAGGGTCGTCTTCGAGAACGCCAGCGTTCGGGTCTGGGACATCGTCCTCGAACCGGGCGAGCAGCAGACGTGGCACCGGCACGGCAACCCTTACCTGGTCATCGCGCTGGCCGCCGCGGACAACCGGATCGATCCCCTCGACGGCGGCGAGCCGCGTCTGGTGCACGAGCCGTTCGGCGGCGTCGTGTACCGAGAGCCCGGCGAGGTCCACATGCTGACGAACCGCGGGAACACCCGATACCACAGCAGGCTCGTCGAGCTGAAGACGTCCGGCGAGGACGCGGCAGACGGTTCGCGCGAGGCCGGAGGGGGACCCGGGCATGGCTGAGCCGCTGGTCACGCCGCGCCCGCCATGCCCCGCGGGTGTGTCCGAGCACGAATGGGCGGACAACGTTTCCGATCCCGCTGCGTACTCCGGTGCGGCACCGGACCGGTCCCGCGAACAGCTCGTCACGAACGGCCAAGGGAAGCTCCTCGGCCGATTCCGTGAGGTCCTGCTTCGGACGGACGACCTGGAGTGGGTGGACAAGACGTTGGCCGGGCTCTCCCAGCGGCTGCTGTGGCGCGACGACGCGACAGGCGCGTCCATCGCTCTCGTCCGGTTCCTGAAGGGTGCCGGGATCCCGTCCCGCCACTCCCACGCGTCCAACCAGTTCATGTTCTGCCTGAGCGGGCGGTACACGTATTCGCCCACCGGGCTGACGCTGACCCGGGGCTCGTTCTACTGGAACCCGAAGGGCAGCATGCACGGTCCGACCCTCGCCGAAGAGGACTCGATCCTCCTTGAGACCTACGACGGGCCGCACTATCCGACTCAACCCGAGTGGTACACCGACCCCGCCGACGCACGGTAGCCACGGAGACCCGGCCGCCTCCAGCGACCACGTTCGCAACCCACCCGAAAGGCGGGCGTCCATGCCCAAGCAGGAAGTGAGATCCGTCGACCTGGCCGTCCCGAACGGCCATTTCGCCCAAGCCGTGTCAGCGAGTTCCCAAGGGCGACTGGTGTTCGTCTCCGGGATGACCGCTCGCACCAGATCCGGCACGGTCGAGGGGATCGGAGACATCACCGCGCAGACTCACCAGGTGTGCCGGAACATCATGGCCGCCATGGAAGCGGCCGGGGGCACGCTCGACGACATCGTGCGCGTCGACGTCTACGTGCGCAACATGGAGGACTTCGAAGCGATCCACGCCGTACGCAGGCAGTACTTCACCGGCGTGCCTCCCGCGTCGACGCTGGTCGAGGTCTCGAAGTTCGTGAACAAGGACTACCTGATCGAGATCAACGCTATCGCGGTCCTCCAAGACGGCCAGGGAGAGGGCACGTGAGGCTCGCCGCGGTGCACCACGCCGGCGCGGCCCACATCGGGCTGGTAGCGGCGGACGGTGAGACGATCGCGCTGCTCCCCCCGGGGCTGGGCACCCTCGACGATGCCGTCCGCGGCGGCCCGCCCGCTCTGGATGCGCTCGCCGCGGCGGCGATGGGCGCCCCGGCGTGCCCCCTGGCCGAGGTGACGCTCACCGCCCCGCTGCGGCACTTCAACCGCGACATCCTCGCTACGGGCTGGAACTACTGGGACCATTTCGACGAGTCGCTCGGGAAACGCGAAGGGCAGGACCCGAAGTCGCGGCCGACCCGGCCGACCTTCTTCGGCAAGGGCCCAGGCACCGTGATCGGACCGTACGACGACATCGCCTTCGACCCGGACCTGTCCATGAAATGGGACTACGAGGCCGAAGTCGCGATCGTGATCGGGAAGGACGGCCGGTCGATCCCCGAGGAGACCGCGCTCGACCACGTCTTCGGCTACTGCGTGGCCAACGACGTGTCGCAGCGCGACCTGCAACGGGCCCACGGCGGGCAGTGGCTGAAGGGGAAGAGCGTCGACGCGACCATGCCGCTCGGACCATGGATCACCACCGCTGACGAGATCGCCGACCCCTACGCGCTGCGCGTCCAGTGCGAGGTCAACGGGAAGCTGTTGCAGGACGCCTCGACAGGGCAGGTCGCCTTCCGCTTCGAACGGCTCATCGCCGAACTCTCCCTGGGCATGACGCTCCGGGCCGGCGACGTCGTACTCACCGGCACGCCGAGCGGGATCGGCAACGCCCGCGACCCGCAGATCTTCCTCGCCGACGGCGACGTCGTCGTCACCAGGGTCGACCGCCTCGGCGAACTGCGGAACCGGGTCGCGCGCACCGTCCTGACCTGAAGTTCCATGCCGGTTCGAACCGCCGGGAAACCGAGTTCGGCCTCGACGAGGCGGACCCGCCTTGAGCGCGTCCGCTTCGCCTCGTCCGGTTCCCGTCCGCCTCCGGCGTCTTCCATACGACTTAGATGCGCCCGCCTGCGGGACTGACGCCGACCCGATAGCCGGCCGACACGCAGGCGGCGTCGAAGTCAGCCGTCCGGCTCTTCGCGCGGTCCCAAGGCGGCCAGTGCGACTTCCGCCGCCGAACTCGGCCGACCAGGACAACGCGGTCGCAATGATGGACTGTCTGTGTGAGCGCTTCGGGAATCTGCGAAGCGTATGAATTGGCTCCCCGGCTGGCTCCCGAGACTACGAAGCGGTCATCGGGACACACGAGATCGCGCCGTGGACAACGCTCTGACCTGCGGAAACTTGGGGTGGGCGATACTGGGTTCGAACCAGTGGCCTCTTCGGTGTGAACGAAGCGCTCTCCCACTGAGCTAATCGCCCCTGCGGAACGCGTGTTCCGACGTCGGAAACTCTAGCGCATCTCCGGGGGTGGTCGCGCGCCGGTTTCCGGGGGTGGGGCTGGGGTTCAGGTCCAGAAGGTGGGGTCTTCTATGTTCCAGGGGAGGGTCGTGCCGTAGACGGCCAGGTAGGCGGTCAGGGCGGCGGCCAGGGCGGCGGCGGTCAGGACGCCGAGGATGGTGTTGCGGCGGCGGGCGCGGGGGTCCAGGGCCTTTTCCTTGGCTCGGTCGGCGGCGGTCCGGGCTCGGTGGAGGGCGCGCTGGGCCCAGGCGAACTCGGTGGCGAGGATGGCGAGGCCGATGACGATGCCGAGGAGGCCGGGGCCGGGGGTCACCATCATGATCAGACCCGTGGCGAGGACGGCGGCGCCGGTGAGGAAGACGCCGGCGCGCCAGGCGGTGTTGAGGAGCGGGTTGCGCCGGATCCGGGCGCGGAAGCGGTGGGAGAGGCGCGGTTCCGGCGACGGGGCGTCCTTTTCATGATTTATTGCCACGGTTTTACTCTAAGGCAGCGGATGGGCCAGCGGGGGCCCGTGGGGGCGTGCGGATCGGGGCGCGGGGCAGGCGGGGCGGGACGAAGGAAAGTTGCGAATGATCCGCTTTTGCCCAGGTCAGACGCAGGTTTTGCTATGGTGGGATGGATCACAAACGCCGGGGGCGCCGGAATGTTCGGCCGAGTTCAGGCAGTTAGGCGTCATAGATCGCGGGGATGTCGGTGGGAAGGAGTACCGCCACCGAGGCACCCCGTGAGCCAGCGGGACCGACGTAAGAGGGAATGGCCATGAACAGCAGTACCACCGTCTCAGCAGAGCTGGGCCTTCGTCTCGTCGTCCCCGACCGCACGACCGTCCCTCTGCTGGCCGGGCTGGAGTACGCGGCCGACGACCCGTACGCGATCCGGATGGCCTTCTACGTGGGCGACGACGAGCCGGTCGAGTGGATCTTCGCTCGGGAGCTGCTCACCGTCGGCATCGTGCGCAAGGTCGGGGCCGGGGACGTCGAGGTCTGGCCCGGCGAGGACGACGGCACGCTCAACATCGCGCTGTCCTCCCCGTTCGGGGACGCGCTGTTCGAGGTGCCGCTCTCCCCTCTCGCCGACTTCCTCCACCGGACGTACCAGGCGGTGCCCGCCGGCCAGGAGAGTGAGTTCATCGACATCGACGCCGAGCTGGAGAACCTGCTCTGGCCGTCCTAGCCGGACAGGCGCGCGATGTGACGCATCTTGTTCATCGCGTCCAGGGCGGCGACCTTGTAGGACTCGGCCAAGGTGGGGTAGTTGAAGACGGCGTTGACCAGGTAGTCGACGGTGCCGCCGCACCCCATGACCGTCTGGCCGATGTGGACGAGCTCGGTGGCGCCGGTGCCGAAGACGTGGACGCCGAGGAGGCGCCGGTCCTCCGGTGAGACGAGGAGTTTCAGCATCCCGTAGGAGTCCCCGATGATCTGGCCGCGGGCGAGCTCGCGGTAGCGGGACACGCCCACCTCGAAGGGGACCTTGTCCTCGGTCAGGGCGTCCTCGGTGCGGCCGACGAAGCTGATCTCGGGGATCGTGTAGATGCCGATCGGCTGGGTCTCGTGTATCTGCGAGACGGGCTCGTCGCAGGCGTGGTGGGCGGCGAGGCGGCCCTGCTCCATCGAGGTGGCCGCGAGGGACGGGAACCCGATCACGTCCCCGACCGCGTAGATGTGCGGGACCTCGGTGCGGTAGTGCTCGTCGACCTTGATCCGGCCCCGGCGGTCGGCGGTGAGGCCCGCGGCCTCCAGGCACAGGTCGCCGGTCATGCCGTGGCGTCCGGCGGAGTACATGACGGTGTCGGCGGGGATCCGCTTGCCGCTCTCCAGGACGGTGATCGCGCCGTGCGCCATCCGCTCGACGGAGGCGACGCTCTCGCGGAACCGGAAGGTGACCGCCAGGTCGCGCAGGTGGTACTTCAGCGCCTCGACGATCTCCAGGTCGCAGAAGTCGAGCATGCGCTCGCGCCGCTCGACGACGGTGACCTTGGTGCCGAGCGCGGCGAACATGGAGGCGTACTCGATGCCGATCACGCCGGCTCCGACGACGACCATGGTCTCGGGGATGCGGTCCATGTGGATGATGCCGTCGGAGTCGATGATCGTCCGGTCGTCGAAGTCGACGGTCTCGGGGCGGGCGGGGCGGGTGCCCGTCGCGATCACGATGCGGTCGGCGGTGACCGTCTGCCCGCGTTCGCCGGTGCCGCTGACGGCGACCGTGCCGGGTTCCAGGAAGCGGCCGGTGCCGGGCAGGACGGTGAC
The sequence above is a segment of the Actinomadura coerulea genome. Coding sequences within it:
- a CDS encoding phytoene desaturase family protein, which codes for MSDATDAIVIGSGVNGLVAAAELAGSGWSVTLVEANSRLGGFIATDERTLPGYLHDTFSAWHPLFVSGPGYARLGEELHRHGLTYRNTDGPLTASVADDGRVVVADRDPEATAAGFADAEDRRRYLASLGRLADNADQIGALMGSEITATALLRNAGTMVRRLGRAGAEAWARDLATSGRAWCRREFNGPEVDHLWAPWLLHAGLSPDHASGGFMIPVLAATMHGSGLPVVEGGAGRFVAAFESLLRARGVEILTGTTVERIAVEGGRATGVVAGGRTLRAARAIVASVTPTALYGRLLPPGSVSDTVLRQARGFRYGRGEMHIHVALSAPPSWRDERLARVPLLHVSDGSASTGIACAQAEAGLLPDRPTVVVGRQDVLDPSRVPEGAAALWLQLQETPFAPVGDAAGELDAAGAWTPELARGYAARVLDRVERHAPGLQEKVLAIDVITPADLAAGNPNAEFGDPYGGSAELDQNFFWRPLPGARRHSTPVRGLWHIGASTHPGAGLNGASGHLVAEALTAPRPAGARVRAAARLGRRRTAR
- a CDS encoding FAD-dependent monooxygenase, with translation MTVPPEDLPVAVIGAGPVGLTTALGLAHYGVPVAVFEEDADLSLDTKAGTVLTRTLEVLHRYGALPGVLRASLRLEEIGDIDRATNTSARSVRTGTLVDDTRFPFVVNIPQHELEPVLRTALDARCPGALRMNHRLTGFTQKNDHVELRLDTPGGPRAVRARYVLACDGGRSPVRDLLGIAVSGKTLDERYMLVDLKVDLDVANPRDYPYLAYFGDPEEWMILVRQPHCWRFLYPLAPGRPEPTRRELADKCRRFIGDISGLEVIGTNVYTVHQRVAERWRVGRMFLVGDAAHLITPMWALGLNTGVLDASNLPWRLAWVLRGWAGEELLDGYESEQAPVAVQGAGQMAEAARTYMARRSDGVEAMGDGDWGNAFTRSLLGVRLDVDGTGDWSMVKSGSAPGAVRAGDRAPDLPLFGHDGMLFLHDLVADGFVALYFTDTRRGPRILGPESPGLRRFAVSRWDAPHDSGLRRRALFDPGGRVEQRFGVPPDTVVLVRPDAHVAAIASFAPHSGRDVAAELYARAVGRPVPVASEQSEREEAHVSG
- a CDS encoding RidA family protein, with the protein product MPKQEVRSVDLAVPNGHFAQAVSASSQGRLVFVSGMTARTRSGTVEGIGDITAQTHQVCRNIMAAMEAAGGTLDDIVRVDVYVRNMEDFEAIHAVRRQYFTGVPPASTLVEVSKFVNKDYLIEINAIAVLQDGQGEGT
- a CDS encoding TIGR02611 family protein, whose protein sequence is MAINHEKDAPSPEPRLSHRFRARIRRNPLLNTAWRAGVFLTGAAVLATGLIMMVTPGPGLLGIVIGLAILATEFAWAQRALHRARTAADRAKEKALDPRARRRNTILGVLTAAALAAALTAYLAVYGTTLPWNIEDPTFWT
- a CDS encoding SsgA family sporulation/cell division regulator gives rise to the protein MNSSTTVSAELGLRLVVPDRTTVPLLAGLEYAADDPYAIRMAFYVGDDEPVEWIFARELLTVGIVRKVGAGDVEVWPGEDDGTLNIALSSPFGDALFEVPLSPLADFLHRTYQAVPAGQESEFIDIDAELENLLWPS
- a CDS encoding fumarylacetoacetate hydrolase family protein — translated: MRLAAVHHAGAAHIGLVAADGETIALLPPGLGTLDDAVRGGPPALDALAAAAMGAPACPLAEVTLTAPLRHFNRDILATGWNYWDHFDESLGKREGQDPKSRPTRPTFFGKGPGTVIGPYDDIAFDPDLSMKWDYEAEVAIVIGKDGRSIPEETALDHVFGYCVANDVSQRDLQRAHGGQWLKGKSVDATMPLGPWITTADEIADPYALRVQCEVNGKLLQDASTGQVAFRFERLIAELSLGMTLRAGDVVLTGTPSGIGNARDPQIFLADGDVVVTRVDRLGELRNRVARTVLT
- a CDS encoding Ldh family oxidoreductase yields the protein MAGTTTVPADWLIDTVTGVFRGGGLSERAARTVAESLVVADMRGTSSHGVLLVPMYLRRLRDRSVTTRERAEVVVDWGAVAVLDARHALGQLTGDQAMEIAVAKARAHGVGAVTVRHAFHFGAASRYAAAAAAAGCVGVATANTRPLMPAPGGAEPVTGNNPLAIAVPRSGAAPVVLDMALSEAALGKIRLAAQEDRPIPAHWATDAQGRPTTDPQAALAGMLLPAAGPKGYGLALAIDVLAGVLSGGAYGSGVNGLYKDTAVPNDCAHFFLALDVAAFGDPGRFAERLEDLLGQVTGARRAPGTDRLLLPGQLEESRAAAAREKGVPVSDGALRALLEEAERVGLALPLPPGSAAAGERRADE
- the sthA gene encoding Si-specific NAD(P)(+) transhydrogenase, translating into MNDFDLLVLGSGPGGQRAAIAAAKLGRRVGIVDRRDMMGGVCINTGTIPSKTLREAVLYLTGLNQRELYGQSYRVKDEITVADLGMRTRHVIGRETDVVRSQLARNRVTVLPGTGRFLEPGTVAVSGTGERGQTVTADRIVIATGTRPARPETVDFDDRTIIDSDGIIHMDRIPETMVVVGAGVIGIEYASMFAALGTKVTVVERRERMLDFCDLEIVEALKYHLRDLAVTFRFRESVASVERMAHGAITVLESGKRIPADTVMYSAGRHGMTGDLCLEAAGLTADRRGRIKVDEHYRTEVPHIYAVGDVIGFPSLAATSMEQGRLAAHHACDEPVSQIHETQPIGIYTIPEISFVGRTEDALTEDKVPFEVGVSRYRELARGQIIGDSYGMLKLLVSPEDRRLLGVHVFGTGATELVHIGQTVMGCGGTVDYLVNAVFNYPTLAESYKVAALDAMNKMRHIARLSG
- a CDS encoding cupin domain-containing protein, which codes for MAEPLVTPRPPCPAGVSEHEWADNVSDPAAYSGAAPDRSREQLVTNGQGKLLGRFREVLLRTDDLEWVDKTLAGLSQRLLWRDDATGASIALVRFLKGAGIPSRHSHASNQFMFCLSGRYTYSPTGLTLTRGSFYWNPKGSMHGPTLAEEDSILLETYDGPHYPTQPEWYTDPADAR
- a CDS encoding SDR family NAD(P)-dependent oxidoreductase, whose product is MKVGFDATGEVLLVTGGASGIGAAVAEAYAAAGGTAVVLDTAAPSPGPPPRDRVERHRVDVADRDAVFSCVADVLDRHGRIDGLIAGAAIQPRSDVVAMDPDEWRRTLAVNLDGVVWACQAVLPTMIERRSGSILVFSSGLAHAGRAQASAYAASKGALIPFARSLAAEVAEHRVRVNIVLPGVIDTPQFRLANPEGGEREHWGRTTGIGAPDDVVGPLMFLLSDAATMTGSQLSRDRALSKE